The following are from one region of the Planctomonas sp. JC2975 genome:
- a CDS encoding MFS transporter, which translates to MTTHDTEIAAAFDSATDTAIGTGPSLDTGPSPDREPSPDAESSRLALETDDRTDAVPRPPWRALSALLIGTFITAIDFFIVNVALPSMQAELHASEGSVEWFVAAFSLGTAAALLTAARIGDRFGRRGAFVIGIAVFVAASVVCAAAADAEVLVIGRFVQGVATAFVTTSVMAMIGSVFHGPARARAIGLYAAVLGIGAAAGQIIGGLLVGADLWGLGWRSIFAINVPIGILALVLTPFVVPATRGIARRLDVGGVVLMTAAIVALVLPLVEGRDSGWAPWVWVSFALVPVLVAVFFAQQRRLESRGGAPMFPPMLLRTPAFRWGLLWQLVFWCGQASFYVVLTMYLQLGRDLTALESGIVFLGLAVPYFVAVALVPRLVARLGRLVLVLGSVANLIGFTALAVVALTGADVAWVLVGLVFCGAAQGLSIPPSTGLVLGTADAADAGIVSGALSTMQQVGGALGVAVVGTVFFGMLGSAPGGSGVADAFASSLQPLAVVAALALVLTFLLPRGTRAAHTGGAR; encoded by the coding sequence ATGACAACTCACGACACCGAGATCGCGGCCGCCTTCGACAGCGCGACCGACACCGCGATCGGAACAGGACCGTCCCTCGATACAGGACCGTCCCCTGACAGGGAACCGTCCCCCGATGCGGAGAGCTCACGACTCGCGCTCGAGACCGACGACAGGACGGATGCCGTCCCCCGGCCACCGTGGCGCGCCCTCAGCGCACTGCTCATCGGCACGTTCATCACGGCCATCGACTTCTTCATCGTCAACGTCGCGCTGCCCTCGATGCAGGCGGAGCTTCATGCGAGCGAGGGCTCGGTGGAGTGGTTCGTCGCGGCGTTCTCCCTGGGGACCGCGGCCGCGCTGCTCACCGCAGCGCGGATAGGCGATCGCTTCGGCAGGCGCGGCGCCTTCGTGATCGGCATCGCGGTGTTCGTCGCGGCGTCGGTGGTGTGCGCGGCCGCGGCCGACGCGGAGGTGCTGGTGATCGGGCGATTCGTGCAGGGGGTCGCGACGGCGTTCGTGACCACCAGTGTGATGGCGATGATCGGATCCGTCTTCCACGGGCCGGCTCGCGCACGAGCGATCGGGCTGTATGCCGCGGTGCTCGGCATCGGGGCCGCCGCCGGCCAGATCATCGGCGGACTCCTCGTTGGCGCCGACCTCTGGGGACTCGGATGGCGCTCCATCTTCGCGATCAACGTGCCCATCGGCATCCTCGCCCTGGTGCTGACCCCGTTCGTCGTGCCGGCAACACGCGGAATCGCCCGTCGACTGGATGTCGGGGGCGTCGTGCTGATGACGGCCGCCATCGTCGCGCTGGTGCTGCCTCTGGTGGAAGGACGCGACAGCGGATGGGCGCCTTGGGTGTGGGTGAGCTTCGCGCTCGTCCCTGTTCTCGTGGCCGTCTTCTTCGCACAGCAGCGCCGCCTCGAGTCCCGCGGCGGGGCGCCCATGTTCCCGCCGATGCTGCTGCGCACCCCGGCGTTCAGGTGGGGGCTTCTCTGGCAACTCGTCTTCTGGTGCGGACAGGCGTCGTTCTACGTCGTGCTGACCATGTACCTCCAGCTCGGCCGCGACCTGACCGCGCTCGAGTCCGGGATCGTGTTCCTCGGGCTCGCCGTCCCGTACTTCGTCGCGGTCGCGCTCGTGCCGCGGCTCGTCGCTCGACTCGGCCGTCTCGTGCTGGTGCTCGGCAGCGTCGCGAACCTGATCGGCTTCACCGCGCTCGCCGTCGTTGCGCTGACCGGAGCGGATGTGGCGTGGGTGCTCGTCGGCCTGGTGTTCTGCGGCGCCGCGCAGGGACTCAGCATCCCGCCGTCCACCGGTCTCGTGCTCGGCACGGCCGACGCGGCGGATGCCGGGATCGTCTCCGGAGCGCTCTCCACCATGCAGCAGGTGGGCGGAGCGCTCGGCGTGGCCGTCGTCGGCACCGTGTTCTTCGGCATGCTGGGTTCGGCGCCAGGCGGATCAGGAGTCGCGGATGCCTTCGCCTCGAGCCTGCAGCCGCTCGCCGTCGTCGCGGCCCTGGCGCTTGTGCTCACCTTCCTTCTTCCGCGGGGAACCCGTGCAGCACACACCGGAGGTGCCCGATGA
- a CDS encoding DUF4097 family beta strand repeat-containing protein, with the protein MAQERWLIMPGDSKTIDLEIVRKLKVSLIGGQVDVIGHDDPSARVEVTNVSGKEIKVSIDGDVLEVDHPQWRWDNFIEVFRSWRGKAEADVTILVPRDVALTLGVVSATALVSGLVTDAKLNTVSGEITTDGVIGDLDLNTVSGELTTRDHRGEVAAHTVSGDITVSGSVPKFSVDSVSANVYLDLFDVPFDVRTNSVSGDVTIRLDDSVGVRYRINTVSGVAHLDGTTIVRGSMGKTFTHQTGSLEGRWLDLSVNSVSGNLSVVRRSAGASTWAGNAGTDAADGVA; encoded by the coding sequence ATGGCACAGGAACGCTGGCTGATCATGCCGGGCGACTCGAAGACGATCGATCTCGAGATCGTGCGCAAGCTCAAGGTGAGCCTGATCGGCGGTCAGGTCGACGTCATCGGCCACGACGACCCCTCCGCCCGCGTCGAGGTGACCAACGTTTCCGGCAAGGAGATCAAGGTCTCCATCGACGGTGACGTGCTCGAGGTCGACCACCCGCAGTGGCGCTGGGACAACTTCATCGAGGTGTTCCGATCCTGGCGCGGCAAGGCGGAAGCGGATGTCACCATCCTCGTTCCGCGAGACGTCGCCCTCACGCTCGGCGTCGTGTCCGCCACCGCCCTCGTCAGCGGACTCGTGACCGACGCGAAGCTCAACACCGTCAGCGGCGAGATCACCACGGACGGCGTGATCGGCGACCTCGACCTCAACACGGTCAGCGGAGAGCTGACGACCAGGGACCACCGCGGCGAGGTCGCGGCGCACACCGTCTCCGGCGACATCACCGTCTCGGGCAGCGTGCCCAAGTTCAGCGTCGACAGCGTGAGCGCGAACGTCTACCTCGATCTGTTCGACGTGCCGTTCGACGTGCGCACCAACTCGGTCTCCGGTGACGTCACGATCCGGCTCGACGACTCCGTCGGCGTGCGCTACCGCATCAACACGGTCAGCGGCGTGGCCCACCTCGACGGCACCACCATCGTGCGCGGTTCGATGGGCAAGACGTTCACCCATCAGACCGGATCGCTCGAGGGACGCTGGCTCGACCTGTCCGTCAACTCCGTCTCCGGCAACCTCTCGGTCGTCCGCCGCTCCGCCGGAGCCTCGACCTGGGCCGGGAACGCAGGAACGGATGCCGCGGACGGCGTCGCATGA
- a CDS encoding PadR family transcriptional regulator gives MTPAVFSHGSLRLYLLSLLDESPKHGYELIQALSDRFGGTYSPSAGTIYPRLSKLEEEGLVTKTTVGRKTVYAITDAGRTELQTRASELDDIENEVTDSLRRMADEVRAGVNQAMKSLRADLAAAARDAKRDAQAATGGGAPKDATPDPRAESRFALRQAEIVLNEFRQQVRADLRRASGRTGIPDAAITELRDGLTRLRTELLDRLPL, from the coding sequence ATGACACCCGCAGTCTTCTCCCACGGCAGCCTCCGGCTCTACCTGCTGAGCCTGCTGGACGAGTCCCCCAAGCACGGATACGAACTCATCCAGGCTCTGAGCGACCGCTTCGGCGGCACCTACAGCCCGAGCGCCGGCACGATCTATCCGCGCCTGTCGAAGCTCGAAGAAGAGGGACTCGTCACCAAGACCACGGTCGGCCGCAAGACGGTGTACGCCATCACCGATGCCGGACGCACGGAACTGCAGACTCGGGCATCCGAGTTGGACGACATCGAGAACGAGGTCACGGACTCACTGCGCCGCATGGCCGACGAGGTGCGGGCCGGGGTGAACCAGGCGATGAAGAGCCTGCGCGCCGACCTCGCTGCTGCAGCCCGCGACGCGAAGCGCGATGCCCAGGCCGCAACGGGCGGGGGTGCCCCGAAGGATGCCACGCCCGACCCGCGCGCCGAATCCCGCTTCGCCCTCCGCCAGGCCGAGATCGTGCTGAACGAGTTCCGGCAGCAGGTGCGCGCGGACCTGCGCCGCGCATCCGGACGCACCGGCATCCCGGATGCCGCCATCACCGAACTGCGCGACGGCCTCACCCGCCTGCGCACGGAACTGCTGGACCGCCTGCCGCTCTGA
- a CDS encoding APC family permease, which translates to MTNEGKVPGLDGRSAKRWLIGDPLPSEKLEGQLLPKHLALPIFASDALSSVAYAPQELMMVLLVGGTAFLAFSPWIALAVVVLMLTVVASYRQLVKAYPSGGGDYEVAHKNLGEKAGLIVASALLVDYVMTVAVSVASGVDNIISALPWLSGFRVELAVAFVILIAGMNLRGVREASKAFAIPTYVFIGSIGVMVATALIRTALGFAPVAESAGYEVKAQGLAQAAVVLLLLRAFSSGCSALTGVEAVANGVPAFRTPKIRNARTTLLLMGGIAIFLFAGLMAIALISGVHYAENPCDLIGWKGCSTQPQRSLIAQLASATFGNNSIPFFIVQAATAVVLLLAANTAFNGFPLLGSVLARDSYAPKALSTRGDRLVFSNGVIALALAAILLLVIYQANLTNLIQLYIIGVFVSFTLGQSGMVKHWIGMLRDSDARRQAKDRGTIIRSMSINAFGALLTFSVLVVVTITKFTHGAWLVFIMMPILFLLMMGVNRYYRDVAKEVEVDPTTTFGASGDHAIVLVGKMQKPVLKALDYAIAARHQSIEAVHLSVEEESTDILQQQWHDMNIHVPLTIIESPYRDFGVPLAKYIKHRREEHGSEVTTVYLPQYIVGHWWESFLHNHRARRISKQLMLIHGVTIALVPWLLDSSELIYGRRSRPLPGQDRRGEPIRAIPRRPLAPAVPNVSGRGRRDASAQTGSVTDASGKVAPRGADTTGTDTPPTQPDTTKSHSHAGRH; encoded by the coding sequence GTGACAAATGAGGGGAAGGTCCCCGGGCTCGATGGTCGCTCTGCAAAACGGTGGCTGATCGGGGATCCCCTACCCAGCGAGAAGCTCGAGGGACAACTCCTCCCCAAGCACCTGGCACTGCCGATCTTCGCCAGCGACGCACTGTCCTCCGTGGCCTACGCTCCTCAGGAGCTCATGATGGTGCTGCTGGTCGGCGGCACCGCGTTCCTCGCGTTCTCCCCGTGGATCGCGCTCGCCGTCGTCGTGCTCATGCTCACCGTCGTCGCGTCGTACCGCCAGCTGGTCAAGGCGTATCCGTCCGGCGGCGGCGACTACGAGGTGGCGCACAAGAACCTCGGCGAGAAGGCCGGGCTGATCGTGGCATCCGCTCTGCTCGTCGACTATGTGATGACCGTCGCCGTCTCGGTCGCCAGTGGCGTGGACAACATCATCTCCGCATTGCCATGGCTCAGCGGGTTCCGCGTCGAGCTCGCCGTCGCCTTCGTCATCCTCATCGCGGGCATGAACCTGCGCGGCGTGCGCGAGGCCAGCAAGGCGTTCGCCATCCCGACCTACGTCTTCATCGGGTCGATCGGCGTGATGGTCGCCACCGCGCTCATCCGCACGGCGCTCGGCTTCGCGCCGGTCGCCGAGTCAGCCGGCTACGAGGTGAAGGCCCAGGGCCTCGCCCAGGCCGCCGTCGTACTCCTTCTTCTGCGCGCCTTCTCGAGCGGATGTTCCGCCCTGACCGGTGTCGAGGCCGTCGCCAACGGTGTGCCGGCGTTCCGCACGCCGAAGATCCGCAACGCCCGCACCACGCTGCTCCTCATGGGCGGCATCGCCATCTTCCTGTTCGCCGGGCTGATGGCCATCGCGCTGATCAGCGGCGTGCACTACGCGGAGAATCCGTGCGATCTCATCGGATGGAAGGGATGCAGCACACAGCCGCAGCGCTCGCTCATCGCGCAACTGGCATCCGCGACGTTCGGCAACAACTCCATACCGTTCTTCATCGTGCAGGCGGCAACGGCCGTCGTCCTGCTGCTGGCCGCCAACACGGCGTTCAACGGATTCCCGCTGCTCGGATCCGTTCTCGCCCGTGACTCCTACGCCCCCAAGGCGCTCTCCACCCGCGGCGACCGCCTGGTCTTCTCGAACGGCGTCATCGCGCTGGCGCTGGCGGCGATCCTCCTGCTGGTCATCTACCAGGCCAACCTCACCAACCTGATCCAGCTGTACATCATCGGTGTGTTCGTCTCGTTCACACTCGGCCAATCGGGCATGGTGAAGCACTGGATCGGGATGCTGCGCGACAGCGATGCCAGGCGGCAGGCGAAGGATCGCGGCACGATCATCCGCAGCATGTCGATCAACGCGTTCGGTGCTCTGCTCACCTTCAGCGTTCTCGTCGTCGTGACCATCACCAAGTTCACGCACGGTGCGTGGCTGGTGTTCATCATGATGCCGATCCTGTTCCTGCTCATGATGGGCGTGAACCGCTACTACCGCGACGTGGCCAAGGAGGTCGAGGTCGACCCGACGACGACCTTCGGCGCGAGCGGCGACCATGCGATCGTGCTCGTCGGCAAGATGCAGAAGCCGGTGCTCAAGGCGCTCGACTACGCGATCGCCGCCCGTCACCAGTCCATCGAGGCCGTGCACCTCTCCGTCGAGGAAGAGTCGACGGATATCCTGCAGCAGCAGTGGCACGACATGAACATCCATGTGCCGCTCACGATCATCGAGTCGCCGTACCGCGACTTCGGCGTTCCGCTCGCGAAGTACATCAAGCACCGCCGCGAGGAACACGGATCCGAGGTCACAACGGTGTACCTGCCGCAGTACATCGTCGGCCACTGGTGGGAGTCGTTCCTGCACAACCACCGTGCCCGCCGCATCTCCAAGCAGCTCATGCTGATCCACGGCGTGACGATCGCCCTCGTGCCATGGCTGCTGGACTCGTCCGAGCTGATCTATGGACGCCGCTCTCGTCCGCTGCCCGGACAGGATCGCCGCGGCGAGCCGATCCGTGCCATCCCGCGTCGTCCGCTCGCTCCTGCCGTGCCGAATGTCTCGGGGCGCGGGCGCCGCGATGCTTCGGCGCAGACCGGATCCGTCACGGATGCCTCGGGCAAGGTTGCCCCGCGCGGCGCGGACACGACGGGTACGGACACACCGCCGACTCAACCGGACACGACGAAGTCGCACTCGCACGCCGGCCGTCACTGA
- a CDS encoding LacI family DNA-binding transcriptional regulator, which translates to MPKLPTVHDVARVAGVSRQTVSNVLNSPDIVRPDTRERVQRAIETLGYRPHASARRLRTQKSSTIGIRLDPMVDGISGSILDRFLHALTEQADAVGLRILLFTATSPEDEIRQFGRLVDGSDVDAFVLTSTFYGDPRTEWLIDHGQTFVTFGRPWGIDDMNDLRHSWVDVDGRAGVRAATESMLARGFTRVGFLGWPSGSGTGDERAGGWQDAMTAAGLDHDLDRLRENAVDTVAAAREASSRLAGRVGDLEAVVAASDSLALGAVVQTQGGLPVVGFDNTPVSTAMGFSSVDQRLDDVAHAVLELLTDSGADTSRHRLVTPELVVRSSHPPVVPDAS; encoded by the coding sequence ATGCCGAAGCTGCCCACCGTGCACGATGTCGCTCGCGTGGCCGGCGTCTCGAGGCAGACCGTGTCGAATGTGCTGAACTCGCCCGACATCGTGCGACCGGACACCAGGGAGCGCGTGCAACGGGCCATCGAGACCCTCGGCTACCGGCCGCACGCCTCCGCACGGCGTCTGCGCACCCAGAAGAGCTCGACCATCGGGATCCGGCTCGATCCCATGGTCGACGGCATCTCCGGCTCGATCCTCGACCGCTTCCTGCACGCGCTCACCGAGCAGGCGGATGCCGTGGGCCTGCGCATCCTGCTGTTCACCGCGACCAGCCCCGAGGACGAGATCCGTCAGTTCGGACGCCTCGTCGACGGGTCCGACGTCGACGCGTTCGTGCTGACCTCGACGTTCTACGGCGATCCGCGCACGGAGTGGCTGATCGACCACGGTCAGACGTTCGTCACGTTCGGACGTCCGTGGGGCATCGACGACATGAACGACCTCCGTCACTCGTGGGTCGATGTCGACGGACGGGCTGGCGTCAGAGCCGCCACCGAGTCGATGCTGGCACGTGGGTTCACCAGGGTCGGGTTCCTCGGCTGGCCATCCGGTTCCGGGACCGGCGACGAGCGCGCTGGGGGCTGGCAGGATGCCATGACCGCGGCCGGACTCGATCACGATCTCGACCGGCTGCGCGAGAACGCCGTCGACACGGTGGCGGCGGCGCGCGAGGCATCCTCCCGGCTCGCGGGCCGCGTCGGCGACCTTGAAGCCGTGGTCGCGGCGAGCGACAGCCTCGCGCTCGGCGCCGTGGTGCAGACGCAGGGCGGCCTTCCCGTCGTGGGATTCGACAACACGCCGGTTTCCACGGCGATGGGGTTCTCGAGCGTCGACCAGAGGCTGGACGACGTGGCGCACGCGGTGCTGGAACTGCTCACGGACAGCGGTGCCGACACCAGCCGGCACCGTCTCGTCACCCCGGAACTCGTGGTGCGGTCGTCCCACCCGCCCGTTGTTCCCGACGCGTCCTGA
- a CDS encoding extracellular solute-binding protein, with protein MQRRTRWLASGALAVATALALSACGSGFSSGSSTTGALSSSNKSLTVMIGSSGDAETKAVTNAVASWSKSSGTGAKVVAANNLDQQLAQGFAAKKPADVFYLSTGSLAGYASNGSLLAYGDQLKNKSDFYPSLVKSFTYDGKLYCAPKDFSTLQLIVNNDDWKAAGLTSADYPKTWDQLDAVAQKLSTGGRTGLVVSGQYERLGALMVQNGGNLMNATSTKATANSSQNVQALDFAKKMLNDGAMKFAADVGAGWGGEAFGKNLGAMTIEGNWISGAMQSDYPSVKYTVVPLPSGSAGKGTLQFTNCWGIAADSPNQKAALGLVEKLTSTSDQLAFAKAFGVMPSIQSAAADWKKLYPQYTPFLDAASYAEGVPTAKGASDVVADLDSKLGQLKTGDPQAILDTTQKNLEALLK; from the coding sequence ATGCAAAGACGCACACGATGGTTGGCATCGGGCGCACTCGCGGTCGCCACGGCGCTCGCACTGAGCGCCTGCGGTTCCGGATTCAGCAGCGGCAGTTCCACGACAGGGGCGCTGTCCTCGTCGAACAAGTCGCTCACCGTGATGATCGGCTCGAGCGGCGACGCCGAGACGAAGGCGGTGACGAATGCCGTGGCCTCCTGGTCCAAGTCCTCCGGCACCGGCGCCAAGGTGGTCGCCGCCAACAACCTCGACCAGCAGCTCGCCCAGGGCTTCGCGGCGAAGAAGCCGGCCGACGTGTTCTACCTCTCCACCGGATCCCTCGCCGGATACGCCTCCAACGGATCCCTGCTCGCGTACGGCGACCAGCTGAAGAACAAGTCGGACTTCTATCCCTCGCTCGTGAAGAGCTTCACGTACGACGGCAAGCTCTACTGCGCACCGAAGGACTTCTCGACGCTCCAGCTCATCGTGAACAACGACGACTGGAAGGCAGCGGGCCTCACCTCCGCCGACTACCCCAAGACCTGGGATCAGCTCGACGCCGTCGCGCAGAAACTCAGCACCGGGGGTCGGACCGGCCTCGTGGTGAGCGGCCAGTACGAGCGGCTGGGCGCCCTCATGGTGCAGAACGGCGGCAACCTGATGAACGCCACCAGCACGAAGGCGACCGCGAACAGCAGCCAGAACGTTCAGGCGCTCGACTTCGCCAAGAAGATGCTCAACGACGGCGCGATGAAGTTCGCCGCGGATGTCGGAGCCGGGTGGGGCGGCGAGGCGTTCGGCAAGAACCTCGGCGCGATGACCATCGAGGGCAACTGGATCTCGGGCGCCATGCAGTCCGACTACCCGAGCGTGAAGTACACGGTCGTCCCACTGCCGTCGGGATCCGCGGGAAAGGGAACTCTGCAGTTCACGAACTGCTGGGGCATCGCCGCCGACAGCCCGAACCAGAAGGCCGCCCTCGGCCTCGTGGAGAAGCTGACCAGCACGAGCGACCAGCTCGCCTTCGCGAAGGCGTTCGGCGTGATGCCCTCCATCCAGTCGGCCGCCGCCGACTGGAAGAAGCTGTACCCGCAGTACACGCCGTTCCTCGACGCGGCCTCGTACGCCGAGGGCGTCCCGACCGCGAAGGGGGCGTCCGACGTGGTGGCCGATCTGGACTCGAAGCTGGGTCAGCTGAAGACCGGCGATCCGCAGGCGATCCTCGACACTACGCAGAAGAACCTCGAAGCGCTGCTGAAGTAG
- a CDS encoding sugar ABC transporter permease: MTATTAGRTRRAGFGGIRRGEAASGWLFTAPVLIILGVFLVIPVLMALWVSFSDWNGNGSPFSSGVHFVGTENYSTILIGGGLAESDFGTALKNNVWYVIFVVPLQTALALALALLVNRTMLKGRGFFRTAYYFPSVTSSVAITVLWLFLFSTTGTVNQMLAWMGISGPNWFNEPSGLIQNGLAAIGIHQGPAFLTGNTFLGVSFWDWLGGPSVAMFAFIVMAVFTTSGTFMLLFVAALQNLSPDIDEAAMVDGANGWQRFWRVTLPQLRPTLFTVLTLGLIGCWQVFDQIYTGTQGNPAKTTLTPAYLSYQSAFQNQAWGQGAAIAFILFVIIVAFTLLQRWILSEKKVSRRRIRAYSPEMAARARATNGAEQTRGAAR, translated from the coding sequence ATGACGGCGACCACTGCAGGGCGGACGCGTCGCGCCGGATTCGGAGGGATCCGGCGCGGCGAGGCCGCATCGGGCTGGCTCTTCACGGCGCCCGTGCTGATCATCCTCGGCGTGTTCCTGGTGATCCCGGTGCTCATGGCGCTCTGGGTGAGCTTCTCCGACTGGAACGGCAACGGGAGCCCGTTCTCGTCGGGAGTGCACTTCGTCGGGACCGAGAACTACTCGACGATCCTGATCGGCGGCGGCCTCGCGGAGAGCGACTTCGGCACTGCGCTGAAGAACAACGTCTGGTACGTGATCTTCGTGGTGCCGCTGCAGACGGCCCTGGCCCTCGCTCTCGCCCTGCTCGTGAACCGAACGATGCTCAAGGGCCGCGGCTTCTTCCGCACCGCGTACTACTTCCCGTCGGTGACGAGCTCCGTCGCCATCACCGTGCTCTGGCTGTTCCTCTTCAGCACGACGGGAACCGTGAACCAGATGCTCGCCTGGATGGGCATCTCGGGGCCGAACTGGTTCAACGAGCCCAGCGGCCTGATCCAGAACGGGCTCGCGGCGATCGGCATCCATCAGGGTCCGGCGTTCCTCACGGGCAACACCTTCCTCGGCGTCTCGTTCTGGGACTGGCTCGGCGGCCCGTCCGTCGCGATGTTCGCGTTCATCGTGATGGCCGTGTTCACGACGAGCGGCACGTTCATGCTGCTCTTCGTCGCGGCGCTGCAGAACCTCAGTCCCGACATCGACGAGGCCGCAATGGTCGACGGCGCGAACGGCTGGCAGCGGTTCTGGCGGGTCACGCTGCCTCAGCTGCGGCCGACACTGTTCACCGTGCTGACCCTCGGCCTCATCGGATGCTGGCAGGTCTTCGACCAGATCTACACCGGCACCCAGGGCAATCCGGCCAAGACGACGCTCACGCCCGCGTACCTCTCGTACCAGAGCGCGTTCCAGAACCAGGCGTGGGGACAGGGTGCCGCGATCGCCTTCATCCTGTTCGTGATCATCGTGGCGTTCACGCTGCTGCAGCGCTGGATCCTGAGCGAGAAGAAGGTCTCGCGGCGCCGCATCCGCGCCTACTCGCCAGAGATGGCGGCCAGGGCGCGCGCGACGAACGGGGCCGAACAGACGAGAGGTGCCGCGCGATGA